One Methanomassiliicoccales archaeon genomic window, TTCTAAAGCAATTCATGAAGGGATTGGGAGTATATGGCGCAGAGGCAAAGGTCGAGGGCTTCTCGGGCTACCTAACGGAGCTGCTGATCATCAAATACGGTGATTTCAGAACGGTTCTAAATAACGCCACGCAATGGACGAACGGCACCACTCTATGGCTTGAGAAGAAAGGCAGGACCAAGTTCAAGGGGCACATGGTTTTCTACGATCCCGTCGACCTAAAGCGAAATGTGGCCTCCGCCCTATCGGTGGACTCATATGCCATCTTCATCCAGGCCTGCAATGATTATCTCAAGGAGGAGAGGATCGAGTTCTTCTTCCCCCGGGAAAGAAATCCAATAATAATGTCGGAGATGGAGGACATGATTGCATTGAGAGGGACCTCGATCGTGATAGCGTCCTTCAACAGGCCGGATATAATAGACGACAATTTATATCCTCAGATCAGGAAGACACAAGAAGGCCTCCTGAGCCTCTTGAGAGAACGGGATTTCACTATCATAGACGCCGATTTTCACGTTGGAGACCGCATCTCTTTCGTTTTCGAGCTTCAGGATGATGTGCTTCCCAGGTGCCACAGGCATGTTGGACCGCCTGTGTGGATGGACCACTCTGAGAGATTCCTTGATAAATGGGAGAAAAGCGGCCTTAGCCCACCATTCATAGATAATGGGAGGTGGATAGTTCTAGCTGAGAGAGAGTTCACAAATGCGTTGGACCTTCTTGCTAGAGAAGCGGGAAAAGCCGCTCTGGGAAGCGACTTCAAGCAGATGAAGGGGTATCATGTGATCGGAGGCAACGAGGTTTTCGGTCCTGGTATGGAGCCAGTACTATCCTCATTGATGGACAAGAGGATGAATTGGGAGATCTAGTCGCTTTAAGGGTTCACCAGGAATGTATCTTCAATCTGACTGATATTA contains:
- the cca gene encoding CCA tRNA nucleotidyltransferase; translation: MSIEEQVLGRISPDKEYRSFIERIVDDLLKKLRSEAVKMGLEVEIMLVGSVAKDTYVLSPDIDIFILFPQKLPRDKLEKYGLELGKSIIDGQEKYAEHPYVHGEIQGLGIDLVPCYKLEDIAEMKSAVDRTPFHLEFVKKNLKPEQRDEVRLLKQFMKGLGVYGAEAKVEGFSGYLTELLIIKYGDFRTVLNNATQWTNGTTLWLEKKGRTKFKGHMVFYDPVDLKRNVASALSVDSYAIFIQACNDYLKEERIEFFFPRERNPIIMSEMEDMIALRGTSIVIASFNRPDIIDDNLYPQIRKTQEGLLSLLRERDFTIIDADFHVGDRISFVFELQDDVLPRCHRHVGPPVWMDHSERFLDKWEKSGLSPPFIDNGRWIVLAEREFTNALDLLAREAGKAALGSDFKQMKGYHVIGGNEVFGPGMEPVLSSLMDKRMNWEI